A genomic window from Triticum urartu cultivar G1812 chromosome 7, Tu2.1, whole genome shotgun sequence includes:
- the LOC125525182 gene encoding uncharacterized protein LOC125525182, which yields MASPAAACSLPTPTAPSLDAKPVDEAGLRRLRRRRRRRCICICALVTLGVLLLLGVTLLVLFLTVFRVRDPTTRLLSTRLVGLAPSLTQPNFTLLLTVAVHNPNPASFAYASGTTGLWYRGAHVGDAQVDPGRIPSKGDGVVQLEMTVLTAGFTKDMAQLIRDIEAGSLPLDANARIPGRVAVLGVFKLNVVAYSDCHIVVGFPDMEIRGQDCRDHAKL from the coding sequence ATGGCCTCCCCAGCAGCAGCGTGCAGCCTCCCGACCCCCACAGCGCCTTCCCTCGACGCCAAACCCGTGGACGAGGCCGGCCTCCGCCGCCTGAgacgccgccggcgccgccgctgCATCTGCATCTGCGCCCTGGTCACCCTCGGCGTGCTCCTGCTCCTGGGCGTCACCCTCCTCGTCCTCTTCCTCACCGTGTTCCGCGTGCGCGACCCCACCACGCGCCTGCTCTCCACCCGCCTCGTCGGCCTCGCGCCCAGCCTCACCCAGCCAAACTTCACGCTGCTGCTCACCGTGGCCGTGCACAACCCCAACCCGGCCTCCTTCGCCTACGCCTCCGGCACCACCGGCCTCTGGTACCGGGGCGCCCACGTCGGCGACGCCCAGGTCGACCCCGGACGCATCCCTAGCAAGGGGGACGGGGTCGTGCAGCTGGAGATGACGGTGCTCACCGCCGGCTTCACCAAGGACATGGCGCAGCTGATCAGGGACATCGAGGCCGGGTCGCTGCCGCTGGACGCCAACGCCAGGATCCCGGGGAGGGTGGCCGTCTTGGGCGTGTTCAAGCTCAACGTCGTGGCCTACTCTGACTGCCACATCGTCGTCGGCTTCCCGGACATGGAGATCCGAGGCCAGGACTGCCGCGACCACGCTAAGCTCTGA
- the LOC125522746 gene encoding 60S ribosomal protein L17-2: protein MVKYSRDPSNPTKSAKACGKDLRVHFKNTRETAFALRRMPLGKAKRYLEDVLAHKQAIPFRRYCRGVGRTAQVKNRQPNGQGRWPAKSAQFVLDLLKNAESNAEVKGLDVDNLYISHIQVNQAQKQRRRTYRAHGRINPYMSNPCHIELILSEKEEPVKKEADNVVAPRKAI, encoded by the exons atg GTGAAGTACTCGAGGGATCCGTCCAACCCGACCAAGT CGGCCAAGGCCTGTGGCAAGGATCTCAGGGTCCACTTCAAG AACACACGCGAGACAGCGTTTGCTCTTCGCAGGATGCCTTTGGGCAAGGCTAAGAGGTACCTTGAGGATGTTCTCGCTCACAAGCAAGCGATTCCCTTCCGGAGATACTGCAGAGGTGTGGGTCGTACCGCGCAAGTAAAGAACCGCCAGCCAAATGGGCAGGGTCGCTGGCCTGCAAAGTCGGCCCAGTTCGTGTTGGATTTGCTGAAGAATGCTGAGAGTAACGCTGAG GTTAAAGGCTTGGACGTCGACAACCTCTACATTTCACACATCCAGGTGAACCAAGCCCAAAAGCAGAGGCGCCGTACATACCGTGCTCATGGACGCATCAATC CTTACATGTCCAACCCCTGCCACATTGAGCTGATCTTGTCAGAGAAGgaagagcctgtgaagaaggag GCTGACAACGTCGTCGCACCAAGGAAAGCTATCTAA
- the LOC125521831 gene encoding uncharacterized protein At4g15970-like — protein sequence MAFFSDDDASQYQIRSSKNMTYKMRGDMKKLLPVTTFLLGAALTAALVFLNAALDVNWRPSALALWGNGTQPTPNPKTKALTELAEVLKNASMEDGTVIMTSINQAYAAPGSLLDLFLESFRVGEGTAHLLDHVLIVAVDPGALRRCRLVHRHCYLLRRSPGAVDYSGEKHFMTKDYLDMMWGRNRFQQTILELGFNFLFTDIDIMWFRNPLRHIAITSDVAIASDFFNGDPESMGNRPNGGFLYVRSANRTVEFYRRWRRARRRFPAGTNEQEILGRAQRELSRRSGVRMQFLDTAHCGGFCQLSGDMGRVCTLHANCCTGLANKVHDLRNVLRDWRNYTAAPPEDRRVGGFQWTRPGRCIR from the exons ATGGCGTTCTTCTCTGATGATGATGCGTCCCAATATCAAATTAGGAGCAGCAAGAACATGACCTACAAGATGAGAGGGGACATGAAGAAGCTCCTCCCAGTCACCACCTTCCTCCTTGGCGCGGCGTTGACAGCTGCGTTGGTCTTCCTCAATGCTGCTCTGGATGTGAACTGGCGGCCCTCCGCCCTGGCCTTATGGGGCAATGGTACTCAGCCGACCCCCAACCCCAAG ACGAAAGCATTGACAGAGCTGGCAGAGGTGCTGAAGAACGCATCCATGGAGGACGGCACGGTGATCATGACGTCCATCAACCAGGCGTACGCCGCGCCGGGGTCCCTCCTGGACCTCTTCCTGGAGAGCTTCCGGGTGGGCGAGGGCACGGCGCACCTGCTGGACCACGTCCTCATCGTGGCCGTCGACCCCGGCGCGCTCCGGCGGTGCCGGTTGGTGCACCGGCACTGTTACCTCCTCCGTCGCTCCCCGGGCGCCGTGGACTACAGCGGCGAGAAGCACTTCATGACCAAGGACTACCTGGACATGATGTGGGGCAGGAACCGGTTCCAGCAGACCATCCTCGAGCTCGGCTTCAACTTCCTCTTCACG GACATCGACATCATGTGGTTCCGGAACCCGCTGCGGCACATCGCCATCACGTCGGACGTGGCCATCGCGAGCGACTTCTTCAACGGGGACCCGGAGAGCATGGGGAACCGGCCCAACGGCGGGTTCCTGTACGTGAGGTCGGCGAACCGGACGGTGGAGTTCtaccggcggtggcggcgcgcgCGGCGCAGGTTCCCGGCGGGGACCAACGAGCAGGAGATCCTGGGGCGGGCGCAGAGGGAGCTGAGCCGGCGCTCCGGCGTGCGGATGCAGTTCCTGGACACGGCGCACTGCGGCGGCTTCTGCCAGCTGAGCGGCGACATGGGCAGGGTGTGCACGCTGCACGCCAACTGCTGCACCGGCCTCGCCAACAAGGTGCACGACCTCAGGAACGTGCTCAGGGACTGGAGGAACTACACGGCGGCGCCGCCCGAGGACCGGCGCGTGGGAGGCTTCCAGTGGACCAGGCCCGGCAGGTGCATCCGCTGA